DNA from Camelus dromedarius isolate mCamDro1 chromosome X, mCamDro1.pat, whole genome shotgun sequence:
cacctcaatgttcatagcagtactgtttacaatattcaagacatggaagcaacctaagtgtcgaTCAACAGATGAATTAATAAAGAagatggaacacacacacacaaatatgcacgtacacatacaatggaatattactcagccataaagaagaatgaaataatgccatttgcagcaacattgatagacctagagattgtcatactaagtgaaataaatcagacagagaaagacaaatattatatgatatcacttacatgtggaatctgaaaaatagtacagatgaacttatttacaaaacagaaacagacttagagacatagaaaacaatcttatggttaccaaaggggaaggagggagagataaattggtaGTATATGACTAACAGATGCACAATACTAtgtataatatagataaacaacaaggatttactgtatagctcagggaattatattcaatatcttgtaataaattataatagaaaagaattgGGAAAAagtatatagatacatacatatatatgtataaccaaatcactttgctgtacacctgaaactaatacaatattataaattaactatacttcaattttttaaaaaagccctgGAAAAAACCACAGATTAGAATTTTTAACAAGTGCTATCAACATAGGtacacaaatatctcttcaagaccctgctttcaattgtTTTAGatttatacccagaagtagaattcctggatcatatggtagttctatttttatttttatttttttggatctccatattgctttccatagcagctgtaccattttatgttattttttgtttttttgatagtagctaTCCTAATGAGTGTGggatggtgtctcattgtggttttgatttgtaattCTTTAATGATagtgatgtagagcatcttttcatgtgcttgttgtctatttgtgtatcttttttgaaaaatgtctgtcCATATactttgcccagtttttaatcagttttctttttagttgttcgagttctttatatattctggatattagcctcttaccagatatatgatttgcatatattctctcccattccattgattgctttttcactctgttgattttGTCTTTAGCCTACAAGGTATTTTTAATGATCTGATTTGGTATAAGATGTTATACTAGTAATCATGGAAATACAAATTACAATAATGGTGATATACAATATTTCCCCATTAGATCAACTTTTGCCAAGAATATGGGGAAACAGATACCTTCTTACATTGCTGtgaagtgtaaattggtacagccacttttGAAGGCAAGTTGGCTCtatcaatttaatttaaaatgtttctgccCTATGAACTAactattccatttcttaaaaaacactcatatatatatagagagatatgtACATGGCTGTTTATTACatcatttttaattggaaaaaaggggaaaagtcttAAAATACCAACAATAGCATAATTAATGAACTATGAGAGTGAGGTTGATATATATGTACTATCATGGATAAATCTCTCAAACATGGttgaatataaaaagtaaattgcAGAATATTACGGTTAATGTGATACCATTTGTGTTAAAATAAAGCAGACACAAAGCAGTATTATATACTTTCTGTTGGTACATACATGTTTTATGAATAAATTCAGAAAGTTCCAGAAATGATAATAGTGGCTGCCAGAAGGACTGGAGTTGGTCCTTATAACCctataatgtgtttttaatttcataaggGAAATGGATTTCATATATTACCAAGTTCTCTTAgacatatgtatgtgttttaaatcCAAAGGTGGTACAATAGTTCCCCCCTTATCCACAAGGGATATGTTCTAAGACCCTGAAACTGCAGATAGTACTGAACCCTgtatgtaactttattttttcctatacatacatatatacatacctatgataaagtttaatttataaattaggcacagtaataGATTAATAACAATAACCAATACAAAATAGACCAATTAAAACagtatactgtaataaaagttatatgaatatagtctctctctcaaaatactgTACAAATTTATCTTTTCTATCTTAGCTAAGCACTTACCATGTACTGTggccattttttttcagttgaggtgGAACAGCAAAGttagcatgaatttcttttttctttttcaagatttcatgaagattcattcttaccatagatcttagcaacctcagcatatgatttttttttttattaagttgagaACTTCCATCTGTTCACTTAAAGGAAATACATTGTGGCTTCTCTGTGGcatatctgaattgccagcatcactactcttgtgTTTCTGGGCCATTATTAACtaaaataagggttacttgaCCATAAGCACTATGATACCACAGCAGTCGATCTGATAACTGCGAAGGCTAAGTGACTACTGGGTGGGATACGCTGGACAAAAGGATGATTCACATACTGGGTGGGATAGTGAGAAATTTCATCACACTGCTCAGATTGGCGTGCAATGTAGAatttttgaattgtttatttctggaattttccatttagtatTTTCAGACTGCAGTTGACCATGGGCAACTGAAACTGTGGAAAACAAAGCTATAGACAAGGGGGAACTACTGTATAGCTAAACAGATATTTAAGAATTTGTCCTAAAATTTGGGCAGTAGTTTGGTGGAGTGAACACTATCCAGGATCTGGCTCTTGGTTTTGCAAACTCAAATTGAATTTTTAACAGTGTAGCCAGAATTTATCTAGCTCTGGAGACTTTGTGCACACTCACCAAACTATAAAAATCCATGGACATTTGTAGCCAAAGAGCTAATCTGTTGATTCATTAATTTAAGATATTTTACTGCCAAGGAGTCCAGAGTAATCATATCCACTAATCAGTATACCCTCTCCCCTTATGGGAAAGTCTAAAAATTTACTGTTAGAAGGGTTACTGTGAATATAGAATTGAAGCAAGGGAGTTGGGTTATTTTATTGGTTGATGTCTTTAAGTTACAATTGTCTTATACAAGCCAATCTCCATTAAAGGATTACCCTCTGAGGGGACCTAAATGCTTACATCTGTTGTTCAACATCTTTTTCCTGGACTTAGACTTTCTATTTTCCACAAGTATAATTATTATCACAGAAGGAAAGATATAATGCAGATGAGTAGCTTGTAGATTCTTTACCTTAGCAATTCCCGTGTTATCTTAAGCGTACAGTGATCTCAtgacagagaacagagaaatgTGATGCTTATCAGTAAACATTTATGAACGTTTTAGAATGGATTATTTCTGCATATTGGTACCATTTTGTATTGGTTTTCACTACAGTAGAGCACTATCTTATCCTGATCTTTCTTATCTCCAAATTGAGAATGTGctctagggggagggtgtagctcaagcagtagagcacatgcttatcacgcgtgaggttctgggttcaatccccagcacctcctctaaaaataagtaagtaaacctaattacctccccctgccaaaaacaaaagagagagagagagagagaatgtgctCTATTTGGAGCTTATGTAAGTTGCATAAGACAATTTTAGTTCTTATAAATGTATTCTTCTTTGCAAATATGTGAGCAGATTAAAGAGACTGTGGTATGGGAAATTTTCCATTCTAAAGGagtaaaatgtagattttttttagcTAGGAATTTATACTTGGTCAGTAAAGTGTACTAGTTAAGGTCACAAGTAgccttgggtttgaatcctggctccatcacttgaCTTTCCTTTGGCAAATCACTTAACATACCTAAACCTGGGCTTCCTCATCTTTGTAAAATGCCTAAATTTCCAGATAATATTTGCCACTAAGAGTATTTCCTTGgtaatttgtattttcatggaaTACTTTTTATTCAGCTAAACATGAATTCAGCTCCAACTTTCATCAACTTTCCTGCAAAAGGAAAACCCAAAAGAGGTGATACATACGAATTGCAGGTGCGTGGTTTTTCAGCTGAGCAGATTGCCCGGTGGATTGCTGACAGAACTGATGTCAATGTAAGTTTCCTTGCTTTGCAGAAAGTTACTTTGCCATTATCCACTTTGAATCTTTCTGGGAGGTCCTAATTGGTCTTGTCCCCATATCACTGAGGTGGTAGTAGTTTGTCACACACTTCATGAATAACATTTAACAGAATCATCCGGATGAAAGAGTGAAGTTACAAAACATCCTCTATTAATTCAGCATGGAGTGAGTacacatttgtttttttgtttgtttattagtttgtttgtttgtttattagttcGTTTAGTGGAGtaaggtaattcagtttatttatttattcttagaggaggtactggagattgaacccaggacctggtgcatgctaagcatgcactctacctacTCTATCTCTGCCTTCCCGCTAAGTAcacatgttttttaaatggaggtactggggattgaacccaggatcagTTGCATGCTaggtatgtgctctaccactgagctatactcacccctaCCCAATTCAGCATGGAAACCACTCTTTTGACCTTTTTAAGTCCATGGACTTTATAGTTGTACTCGGCAAATACTTCTTAATCTAAAAGATGTTAGGTTGTGCATAAAGAGAATATTGTATCCATCCCATTTTAGGATACACTGTAGACTATTTTCAttaggatgaaaagaaaaagtgtaatTTTTCTTGAAAGTAACCACACtaattttgattgtttttatttcaaactatTTTGACCTATATAATTAATGAGTAAATTtcatgctttaaaatgtttttgtctATTTTCCGTTAGATTAGAGTAATTAGACCCCCAAATTATGCTGGACCCCTTATGTTGGGATTGCTTTTGGCTGTTATTGGTGGACTTGTGTATCTTCGAAGAAGCAATATGGAATTTCTCTTCAATAAAACTGGATGGGCTTTTGCAGCTCTGGTGagtgaattttagaataaaaatcgTTTGAATAAAATTCCTAATATGATATTGTTAGGtggtattttgtttatttcttatctGTGGGAGacaatttttatatgtatttattttatgcctTAAAATCAGTGTGATTCCTCCATTATGGCATTAGGACAGCCAGAGCTTGAAGCAACTTATTGTACCCAGGTTTTTTCAACCAGAGAGACTATCACCCCTATGAAAATCTCTAGTTCTCTTGAATATATTCTTCTAAAAGCCTTTtcaatattcaattttaaaattctggcaggttatttgcaattttaaaatagtgttttcctTTCAAAGTAAATAGTATTAATTCTTGTGATCCTCGTGATGAAATAGAAGCCTTAATCAAGAAatcatttatctgaaaaaaacttttcttcatatATTACTTGAGAGGATGCACTTTTCATATACATGTTAGTCTAACAAGGTGGGAACAGCTACATGGTGTTATATgagtatttcattactttttgttTCCTAGTGTTTTGTGCTTGCTATGACATCTGGTCAAATGTGGAACCATATAAGAGGACCACCATATGCTCATAAGAATCCCCACACAGGACATGTGGTAAGGAAGTCCAGGATTTCTTTCCATTGTATACCAAAGTTAACCTTAATGATTATTATCCTGTGAGATCAGTGCCAGCACATGAAGGAACTAGATTTAGTTTTGACTTTTCAATCTCTCTGTTAATGAGCTTCAATTGCTAAAAAGACTGTGCAGTACTCTTAAAAGTGGGAAATTCCTTATCCCATTTGGTGAGTTCCTTTAAGTAAGCTGGCTAACAATAAAAGTTGGCCTTCAACTAAATAGAATAATTGATCAAGTACTTGAGCATCTACTGtttctaggcactgtgctaggtattATTAGATAGAGTGATAAGAAAAACATAGTCGCTGTTTTCATGGAGTTTATATTATTGTACTTCATGGTCTTTTACACTGAAATACTAGTTTTATCGtatattttgttgttgaaaaCATAGTATAAGTACAGTGAATAAGTACAAATATaagtacaaataataaataacacaGAAATGGCTTTCATTTTAGTCAAACTTATTTATTGATGAATGCCACAGATCCAGTGCTTATATACATTGGCTAAATTAGTAATTTCATAGTGTTTGAAAATAGCCCATTTTAggattaaaatactaaaatttaatgtatatttaaagattaaattttctctttttccccccctAGAATTATATCCATGGAAGCAGCCAAGCCCAGTTTGTTGCTGAAACACACATTGTCCTTCTGTTTAGTATCCTCCTTATAATAAGTTCTTGGGACTGTGTTTTAATTTGCCTGTTTTCTCACATCCTAGTATTGTCTCTGCAGCATTTGGTTGAGGCTGCTCTCTTATTAATGCAAGTCGTAACATCTTTGGAATCATATTACTGTGTCATCTGTCTTTGCCCAATCAGCTAAAGACCACCAGGGACAAACCTGCAGTCTGATAAAGCCAAGTTTATTAGATCATTGCTACAAGAGAGACTACACATCAGAGGAACCATGGAACATCTTACCTAAGGAAAGATAGAGTTGTTACAGGTTTGAGGAAAGGTGGAGCTTAGATGAAATGTAAATGAAGCAATGTTTTGTTGAGCTCAAAGCAAAGCCATGCTAAGTATAAAGCGGTCAGCATCAGGTCTGGACTATCAAGTGGACCCAGGTTTCTGTTTCCTGGAAACTACAGTATTCAGCTAAATGTGGGATTTTTGCCTTCAGAAACTCCTTTTTTGAAGCTCTGTGCTTTGATTGTAAACTTAGGATACTTGGAAATTGTACTTGTAAATTGAGTGACTTAGATCCTCCAGGCAAGAATGGAATGTTTTCTTCTTACTGATATAATTTGAATCAGTCTGTGATTTTAAGGAACAGTGTTCCTCATTGAGTAAGAAAACAGTAGTTGCTCAAAGACAGGGGTTATTTTGACATTTTACAGCTGCAGCGTGCCCTAGGGAGAAATATTATTTCCTGTGAACTATGTAGCTACTTTATATATGTGTTGTCCCATCCTCTTGAATGACAGGgcagatttttactttttcacatCTGAAAATTGATGCTTCTATAAGCTGCAAGGAAAGGTAACAGTGATACCAGATAGGCAGAGTCTAAATTTCTTAGTATTACTAAACACAGTTTACCTACCTGAATACGTAAGCAATGACTTTGTGGAACAAATCGACAAAGTGAACAAATGCAATGTTCCTAGAGATTTGCTTCTCAGCCAAGGGGTCCTGACATTGACATATGGGAATCAGTTGTAGCCCAGGCTATGAGAGAATCTGCCCAGTGACTTAATGGTAATGTCATTTGCTCTGCCTTGTCATCCCATCATCTAAATGACTTAGAGGAGTTCTATTCTTTGTTGTTATAGATATACTTTGCATACAGTTTGGTTTCTTAATGTATTGTAAGTATTTAATATATCATGTATGGCCTTTATTGTTACAAAAGTGTATGAGAATTACagagaagtaagaaaatataggcaagaaaaaggaaaaatagtcatCATTATCAATGTTTATATAATGAATATATCATAATTCAATTATTCTGTTGGTTAATATTACAAAGAATGTTTTCttgcatataaaaataattggcATATCTCCAAATTCCCAGAAGTGAAGTTTGAAACAAACTGTATGACTCTATTGTTCTTCATATTTCACACAAATTGATTTCCAAAAGGCTTTTGCTTAAAAAGTGTAAGGAGATTTGCTGCCAGAAATATATATGTGCCCTGATGTCACTGGCAAGTCCTAACCATTGTTatgtattctcatttttttaagtgctaaTTCAATaggcaaaaaaattatttaactataGCTTGAGCAATAATAATCACAGTAACTGAAACATTTTCCCACAATTCTTTAATCTTGCTTCATTTTATGCAAATGTCTTTGTCGTGTCATATATACTGTACTTTATTCTActagctcttttattttttatttttttgtaattgaagtatacttgatttacaatattgtgttagtttcaggtgtacggcatagtgatttggggttttttttaagattatattccatcataggttattacaagatactgaatataattccctgtgctgtacagtaaacccttgttatttatctatgttacatatactagtttgtatctgttaatctcatatccctaatttgtccctccctcctctcccctttcataactataattttgttttctatgtctgggaatctgttttctattttatatgtagattcatatatatataatatacatatttgtatatatgtatatactcccctcccccacatttcttgattttgatgtcctgttttacatcttcatgcttagccttttattgtttattgtagTTACACtcacttttacaatttttaaattgttttttaaatttatactggcttatttaactgatcttaaatccttttatatatttgcctttcctattgtgattttccctttcctatagattttgcttttttttctatttaaagaagacccttcaatatttcttttagggtaaGTTTAGTATTGCTTTTAGTTTTCACTTGTTtgagaaattatttatctttccCTCTATTCTAAACAATAATCTTCCTAGGTAGAGTATCCTAGTTTTCAGGGTTTTCCCTtacaggactttgaatatatcatgccactcccttctggcctgcaaagtttctgcagagaaatcagctagTAGCTttatggaggttcccttgtaagtgactctgtttttctcttgctgtctttagaatcctctctttatcTAGTTCCTTGTTATAATGATTGGCATTTCTATCAATAATCTTTCTTAATTCAGTTATCATTTTTATTACCACCTTTTTGAACTCAAAGTCTAGTAGACTGGTGAGctctgtttcattatttgttgtttcaggggatttctcttgttcttttaattgggagtagttcctctgcctttttattttacttaactgtctctgtctctctgaatttaggagaaacagttatctactatggtcttgaagggctgtttttatgtgggaacatccctgtgtagactgtgtaTATCCAGTGTTTTTGTTGCAAAGGTGGTTTTGGTATGGATGCCAGCTACATCTTTTCTCAGGGGTCCTTATCCTCTTGATACATGATGTGGTTAGTGTTGGAGTATCTAGAGCCTGTGCTGCATACGAGGTGGGGCTTCTGCTCTGTTCCAGGGCTGTCACTGCCCTGTCAGGGGTAGGGTCTGCTCCCACTTGTTGGAGTAGAAGCCCTGAGGGTGAGATGCAATCAGGGTTCATTGCCCTTGAGTGCATACCCTGCCCCAGAGGAAGTGATTGCTGAAGCAGGTGAGGCCTGTGTGTCATAGAGGCCCTCCCTGTGCACCATCTGTGTAAGTGCCCGCAGTTCCATCCAGAAGCAGCACAAGGTTGCGTCCCTTTGTTGTTTGTCCCAGATCTAGTGCAAAGCTGTGGTGTGCAGTAGGCTGGGGCTGAGGGTTGGGGCATTGTGGCAACAGGAAATGAGGTAGCCATGTTGCCACCTGAGATCTGGGTTTCCTCTGTGGCAGTCTTCTCCCAGGGCCTGTCTGCCCAAGATTAAGCGCTTAGCCATTGCATGTTCTTGTGGTGCCACCCCAGGCACCCCTTTCTGTCTATGCATAGCTAGACAGTCTTTGCTCAGATCTCACAACAAGCTGTGGTGTGGAGTGGACGCGGCCAGGGCGTTCACCCCTTCAGATTTGGATTTGTGGCTAGGTGGCAGCCACCAGCTCTCTCCTTCCTGATTGTCAGCAAGCTATCATGCGCGTTGCTTGCAAATGGAGTCTAGGCTTCCTCAGCCCTTCTGTCTGAGCGGATTTCCCAGCAGGCAAGGAGGCTTGTCTCTGCGCAGCaccccaggactgggatgccCATACTGTGGCTCGACCTGCTCACTCCCCAGGGTGACAGTCCACCCATGTGGACCACCTCTTCTTTACAGATCCCTCCCAGGGGCGCACATCCTGACCCTACACCTTTTTTCCCCATCCTACCTAGTTATGTGGAAATCTTTCTTGCAGTTTTGGTTGTATAACAGTTCttctgccagtctccagttaGTTTTCCATGAAAATttttccacatgtagatgtatttttgatgtgtttgttggGGGAGGTGCACTCTACATcttactactctgccatcttgaaccCCAAACCTACTAGCTCATTAAATAGCCTAGTTCTTGTATCTTATGGAATAGCACCTCCTCTACTTTCTATTCAGTTCTCTCAGGGTAACCTGTAATCATgattatgtaattatttattatttattttattgtttgtatcCCCCACTAGAGTGTAAACTTGTCCAAGGAATGGCCTATATTTCCTCTAACTTTGTAACCTCAACTGATTGTGTCTGCCATATAATAAGCAGCGTTAGTAAAAGTTTAAAGCATctgtaaatgaaatgaaacactACATATGGAAGTGCATCATGAGAACAACAGGACACAAAGACTTTGGTGGTATACTGTAAGATGGAAAGCACCTTCAAAGAAAAAGCATatagacaaaaacaaacatatatacaaacatatatacaaaacatatatacaaaaacaaatatatacgtatgtacaaaaacaaaccatttaaaaacaaaagtctcAACCATTGGAGTACCATATAACCAAAGCCTATAGACATGATCAATCTTTATACATACCTGCGTATAAAGAACACTAGTAAGAAAAAGTAATCACTGGAGAAGATGACTATGTTAAGCAACAAAAAACATGAATGGGTATCATCCCCAACAAGAGGCTATTGAAGAGAAATGTAAGATGATAGTGAAGGGATGAATAGACAGATTTAGAGCCAATTATAAATTCAGGCCTTATCTGAAcacctatttttctctttctgcttgcCCACATGCGGTAGCATACAATGTGGATGTACATAATTAATTATGAGCATTTTAAACTGCTGTTTATATTCCCCAAACAGCAGGGTGAATCTCTCTTTTCTACTAGAATGCattctgtttgctttaaaatttgatttttcttattttactgttCAACCATGCCATGTGTTACCTATTTGCATGAGTAggtctattttgtatttatgtagcTTCTATATTAAACTGAATAAAAGTGAGGTCATAGAATgtgggattttatttttcattagaatAAGACAATTTAGGTAGGTTAGTAATAATTTGTGCTTTAAAGGTTAATTGTTGAAATTCTGGAAAAcatttaagaagttttttttttaaataaaaattatttgcttttctctataaATGGTATACACTTCAAGTGTGTTCTTTTTTGGAGGGTAgttgaaataattcaaaatggctatttaattttttaaaaatatgtaagagaTTGGAGCAATAGTTGGAAGAATATTCCAGAAGGTTATTTCAATTCTAGAGGAAAATTCATACTTCATCTATTAGTTATAGTGgtacatttgtttaaaataccAGTTTTTATTTGTGCAAATGAAGTAATTTTCCAACCGTAATATTTTTTTATCTTCATAGTAATTAATTGTCTTACTCTATAGATACAAGATTACTTAtttagttacaatttttttgtaATTAGGAGTTGAAgacttagggggagggtatagctcagtggtagagtgtgtgcttggcatgcatgaggtcctgggttcaatccctagtacctccattaaaataaataaataaacctaattacctccccccaaaaaaaattttaaaaaaaagagttggaagtttatatatttattcatccTATATTATTCTAGGAATATTCAAGTTGTATGTCCTTTTTATCTGTGTGAATTTCTCCTTAAACAATTTTCTAAGATGGTGGGGTTACCTTAGGGATGGTGCTTTTATGTGAAGCTGCTACGTCTGACATGGATATTGGAAAGCGAAAGAGTAAGTCTAATCATATGCCATAATGTAGCAATTTTTGCctttaatacagaaaaaaagtgtcctCTTAATCACTTCCCCCATAGTTATGTTATCTTACTTCTTTATTATTATGAAAGTAAAATGTGCTCATTGTAGAAAATGGAGGAGAATGAAACATTTGGAGGGAGAGCTACCCATTATTCCACTATTGAAAAGCTAATATTTTAATGTTGTAATATAGttctttccatttgttaaaaCATCTTTTCAGCTGTatgtataacattttaaattttatacccCCCTTTAATTGGAGTTAAAACATTTCACTAATACTTTCCtatatgtgatttttaatttaaactctattctgtaatttacttaaccattctGATTctgttaaatgtttaattttttctagctttcattataataatatttatttagtgactATTACGGTGTGTATTAAGTTTATCTTCATTTCATATTAATTCCTTAAAGTAGAATGACTTTGTGGTCCAGTGTCTGTTTTCAATTATCTTGCTGTTTGAAGCCAATGATGCCAAATTCTTCCTTCCCCCTcaaatgttttaataatttagatTCTTACCAGTGGTATTTCAGAATGCTTGTTTCACTGTAACTTTATCAACATTAGATAACCTCactaaaaatgtgtgtgtgtatacttgcTAATCACATAAGGAGGAAATGTCATTTTCTGCATATTTGGTGTTTAGTGAAGTTGAATACTTTCTTAGGTGTTTATTAGCTGtttgtgttttcccttttgtaaaatgtctttttgtcttttgatacTTACGTATTAGAGTCTTATTCCTTTCCCTATTTGTTTGCATGGACTTTTTATATATTAGAATATTCACACACTGGTATCTGTTACcaagaaatgctaaaaatgtaatttaatttat
Protein-coding regions in this window:
- the MAGT1 gene encoding magnesium transporter protein 1 isoform X2, which codes for MVDFDEGSDVFQMLNMNSAPTFINFPAKGKPKRGDTYELQVRGFSAEQIARWIADRTDVNIRVIRPPNYAGPLMLGLLLAVIGGLVYLRRSNMEFLFNKTGWAFAALCFVLAMTSGQMWNHIRGPPYAHKNPHTGHVNYIHGSSQAQFVAETHIVLLFNGGVTLGMVLLCEAATSDMDIGKRKIMCVAGIGLVVLFFSWMLSIFRSKYHGYPYSFLMS